The DNA region TTGATAATTTCAATAATTTTTTCTAAATATGTTGATTTGGGAAACGGTTCGTAAAGTTCCCATTTCCCACTAGCACGCATCCAATATAGATTCCATTCCTGCTTAGATTTGTAGAACCTTATTTTCGCAAATTCACTTTGTTGTAGTTTTTTAGGATTGTTCCAATCAGGTCGAACTTCATAAAGAATCTCAACTTTTCCGTCATAAGAATATCCATAATCTAGTTGAGAACGAATTTCTGGATTCTCCGGACGTAAAGATTCCACATACTTTTTTATAGTCGATTCGTTAATGTCAATCGTGGTATTTTTCATTCAACTAAAATATTTTTTCAGCTTGCGCACAACGCCTGAGCTATGATTAGTGCGGAACCAAGGAAACTGTAAAGTTTCCGTCTTCGCGCTAAGCCGAAGCTTTTTGTTTGCGTTTTTTCTTTTTTAATTATTAAAATGTCAAATCAAACTGATTTGGCGACCTTATAAAATTACGCAAAACTTAGAATTAAACACCAAACCACCCGCATTAATTCATAGGTTTTGTTGTGCTTAGTTTTTCTACTTCCAGTCGAGATTTCGATAGTTTGACTATTCTAAATTTATTAGATACAAGTCTTTTGGGAGAACCAAATTTAGCAAACTCCTCGGGATGTTTTTCTTTAAGTTCTTTTATGACCTTTTTATTACGGTACATAATTATTAATCCATTTTTAACATCATATTCCCATGTTCCTTTTTCTGTATAAGTAACTGGGCAAATATAAGGGTGAAGCATCTGCTCTTCACTTTCATTATATGCCAAAAGGGAAATTTCAGAACTTTTTATTGTTAGTTTAGGATTCGAATCTTCACAACGTTTATAAATTAGCTTCCTTGGACGACTTCCATCTTCGTTTCGTTCTAAAATCCAACAGCCATATAAATCAAATTCAGCAATCGGATTTTCCTGTCCATTTACGGTAGTTCCAACAGTCAGAAAAATTAGGAAGATAACAGCTAGTTTTTTCATATTAGTTGAATCATCAAAAATTGCTCCAAAATTAAGCACAACGGTCTGGGCTAAGCGTAGTGCGGGGGCAAGGAAACTTTTCGTTTCCGTCTGCGCACGAAGCTAAAACTTTTGGTTTAGTTTTATTTTTTCTTGTCTTAAGCTAAATCCCAAAGATTTAGCGACATTATAAATATACACAGACCTTTCGTTTTTGCCCTACAGTCCGCATTACGTTTAGGTTGTGTTGTGCAACGTTTTTTTACGCGATTTCATTTCCGTCAAAGTCCCACTTATACACTTTTTTGTCCCAATCCAACGCTTTGATATAGTTGTCCGAAATTTCAAAATCATCTGTTTTATCAGCTGACACAAAAATATCCGCCCCTCCATTTTTCCATACTATTTGTCCATCGTCGTCAATTCTTGAAATTTCCATTTCTCCATGAACTATATAGCCATTTTCTATCTTAAAAATCTCAAAACAAGTAAACTCGTCCACTTTGGATTTCCAGATTAGATTTAGGTCTGGTATTCCTAAACAAAAAATCGTGTCGCCGCAACAAACTAATATTCGCTCTTTTTCAATTATTTGTGAAGTCTCGTGTAATCCAGAAGCACCCCCTTCGGCGCCAATAATTGCGTTTTGAGATTCAAGTCCATTTTCTAAAATCTGTATTCCGAATTTTGTTGCAAGAATAAAGTCTGATTCAGTAAAAAAGCTTTTTCGATACTCGATATTATTGTCCTTCGAACCTATTTGAAAATCAGATTCGTTTAATAATTTGACGATATATTTTCCAATTTCGAATGTCATTTGAAATGTTGCACAACGTCTAATGTATGATCTGTACGGCTTTGAAATCCGTAGGATTTCCCGCCGTACGATTACATTCTAAATATACGTAGATTTTCCGACGGAAAATCGGACAGTATAGATTATACATATTGTTAGCAAACGTGTTGCAGCGCAAACCCTTAATCTTGTCGCAGAACACTGATTTATTCCCCAAACTCTTTTAAAATGGTTTCTTTTTTTAAGTCCGTCGAGCCTAAATAGTAACCGATTTAAGTTTTTCGTTTTCGAACAGAAAATAGCAAATAACTAGCAAGTCCGTTCGCGCAACAGTTGCGTCTGAGTAAAGTCCGTCCGAGCGAGAACTTTGGCAAGGTGATTTATTAATTAAACAGCTGAATTTTGAGAAAGTAACAAGCCTCAAGAAACCATTTTAAAAATGCTGATTTGCCCGAACCAAACTCTTATTATTTTTTAGATATTCAGGCTAATTGCGCAACGATTTTATTTTTATGGCAATATGTTTGCTAACGTCTAATGTATGATCTGTACGGTTTTGAAATCCGTAGGATTTCCCGCCGTACGATTACATTCTAAATATACGTAGATTTTCCGACGGAAAATCGGACAGTATAGATTATACATATTGTTAGCAAACGTGTTGCAGCGCAAACCCTTGGTCTTGTCACAGAACACTGATTAGTTTCCCAAACACTTTTAAAATGGTTTCTTTTTTAGTCCGCCGTACTTTAAAAGTATACAATTTTGGTCTTTCGGTTTTGCCCGAACTTTGGTAAGAAAGCCGCAAGTCCGTCTGCGCAACAGTTGCGTCTGAGTGAAGTCCGTCCGAGCGAGAACTTTGGCAAGGTAATTTATTAAAGAAATATCTGAAGTTTGAGAAAGTAACAAGCCTAAAGAAACCATTTTAAAAATGCGGATTTGCCCGAACCAAACTCTTATTATTTTTTAGATATTCAGGCTAATTGCGAACCGATTGGACTTTTCTTGCAATATGTTTGCTAACGTGTTTGGCTATGGTTTCGTTGTGGAATTGTCCGCAAGGACTATTCCGCGAGAACCAAGCGATGATTGAAAGATAGGAATTTTCGGTGGAAAATTCCGCCACAATGAATTATAGCCGTTGTTGTACACTGGCATAATTTAAGCTTTAAGTTTTAATCTCAAAACTTCATTTCCGCTTTCTTCGTGGCTATATTTTTTTATTCTTTCGAAACCATACTTGTCATAAAACGCTCTTCCAATAACATTTTTTTCAAAGACCTCGACTTCAAGCTCAGAATGTTTTTGACTAATAAAATCGACCAATTTTGTCCCAATTCCTTTAGAATGATTATTTGGTAAAACAAAAAGCCCACCAATTTCGTTCTCCAACATACTTATAAATCCAACTATTGAATTTTCAACTTCATAAACCCACGTTTCCGAGTTCGGAATATAAATATTAGTCATATCCGATTTTATTTTTTCCACGAAACTAGAATTCAAAAAAGGATGAGCCAATGTGGATGATTTATACCAAACATTAATAATTTGCTCAAGATCTTGTTCCTTATGTTTTCTTATCATTTCTAATTTTTAGCTTGTGTACAACGATCTAGCTATGAACAGTACGGGAGCAAAATAGCGTTTACTTTCCGCCACGCACATAGCAAAATCTTTTGGTTTTGTTTTCTCTTTTTTTTCTCCACAAAGCAAAATCCCAAAGATTTTGCGGTCATCATAAATATACGCAAACCCTGCGATTAAGCCCTGAAGCCCGTATTGTTTATAGGTTTTGTTATCTGCTGGCTTTTCTGTTGGGGTTAAATTTCGATTAGGTCTGACATTATTAGCTTTAAAATGAAAAAGAATTTAAACTGTAACAAAACTTTTACTGGTTCGTCTTTGAAATATAGTAAAACACTAAAATTTATGAAACATTTTTTTTCTACTCTTTTATTGGTAGTTATTTCAACAACTTTCATGAACTGTAAAAGTCATACTTCTATAGATTCTTATATGAAAGAGCTAGTAGCAGATGGTGATTTTAATGGAAATGTTTTAGTGGTTTTAAATGGAGAAGAAGTTTACCAAAATTCTTTCGGGTTTTCAGATGGCTCTAAAACAGTTAAGTTAACTAAAGATTTTCGTTTCGATTTAGGGTCAGTATACAAAGAGTTTCCAGCAGTTTCAATCATGCAACTTCAAGAAAAAGGATTGCTTAATGTAGAGCATAAAATAAATAAATATTTAAAAGATTTGCCAAGTTGGGCATCAACAATTTCAATTAAAAATTTATTGCAATACACAAGTGGTCTTCCTGAAGTTGAATGGGATAAGTACTTTGAGAAAAATGAACGGATTACTGATGAAAAAATTAAGGAAGATTTAATAGATATAGAAGAGTTGGAGTTTGAGCCAGGTGCAGATTACTTATATACGAATCATAGTCCAATGTTATTGTCGCAAATTGTAGAAAAAGTCACAAATCAAACTTTTAAAGTGTATGTTACTCAAAATTTATTCATTCCATTTTCTTTAAAAGATGCAGTAATTCATCCAGAAGCCCCATATTTAGATAAAAGCTTAATGGCTATTCCTTTTAATGAAAATTATGAGGAAGATTCTTATAAAGTAACAATCTCGGGAGCTATTTTTAGTTTAACTGCAAACGATTTATATAATTGGATAGAAAACCTTCATTCTTATAAAATTATAAATCAAGAATCCATAAAGTTCTTGTCTGAAGAAGCCGATTTTTTTGGGAATATCCAATCTCCTTTGGGTTCTGTAGAATGGACAAAGAATAGAATTATTGAGCATTCTCATCATGGTTCTGCTGGGAATTATGAATGTATAGTAAGAAGATTTAATAATGATAAAGATGTATTAACGATAATCGTTCAAACAAATCAGAAACATGAAAATGTAGGCGATATTTCAGATGAAATT from Zobellia alginiliquefaciens includes:
- a CDS encoding DUF3024 domain-containing protein, which gives rise to MKNTTIDINESTIKKYVESLRPENPEIRSQLDYGYSYDGKVEILYEVRPDWNNPKKLQQSEFAKIRFYKSKQEWNLYWMRASGKWELYEPFPKSTYLEKIIEIIKEDKHHCFYG
- a CDS encoding GNAT family N-acetyltransferase — protein: MIRKHKEQDLEQIINVWYKSSTLAHPFLNSSFVEKIKSDMTNIYIPNSETWVYEVENSIVGFISMLENEIGGLFVLPNNHSKGIGTKLVDFISQKHSELEVEVFEKNVIGRAFYDKYGFERIKKYSHEESGNEVLRLKLKA
- a CDS encoding serine hydrolase domain-containing protein translates to MKHFFSTLLLVVISTTFMNCKSHTSIDSYMKELVADGDFNGNVLVVLNGEEVYQNSFGFSDGSKTVKLTKDFRFDLGSVYKEFPAVSIMQLQEKGLLNVEHKINKYLKDLPSWASTISIKNLLQYTSGLPEVEWDKYFEKNERITDEKIKEDLIDIEELEFEPGADYLYTNHSPMLLSQIVEKVTNQTFKVYVTQNLFIPFSLKDAVIHPEAPYLDKSLMAIPFNENYEEDSYKVTISGAIFSLTANDLYNWIENLHSYKIINQESIKFLSEEADFFGNIQSPLGSVEWTKNRIIEHSHHGSAGNYECIVRRFNNDKDVLTIIVQTNQKHENVGDISDEIKNILKFN